Proteins encoded within one genomic window of Paraglaciecola psychrophila 170:
- the rpoZ gene encoding DNA-directed RNA polymerase subunit omega codes for MARVTVEDAVDKIGNRFDLVLVAARRARQIAIEGKEPLVERGTDKPTVIALREIELGLVTADTLEAENLRDQRAHDQAEFASVANILQEQ; via the coding sequence ATGGCCCGCGTAACAGTTGAAGATGCTGTAGATAAAATTGGCAACCGATTTGATTTAGTTTTAGTCGCTGCTCGTCGTGCTCGCCAAATTGCTATTGAAGGTAAAGAACCATTAGTAGAACGTGGCACAGATAAGCCCACCGTAATTGCTTTACGGGAAATAGAACTCGGTTTAGTGACTGCTGATACGTTAGAAGCTGAAAATCTTCGCGATCAACGAGCACATGACCAAGCTGAATTTGCTTCTGTAGCAAACATTCTGCAAGAGCAATAA
- the gmk gene encoding guanylate kinase, with protein MPQTLGNLFILAAPSGAGKSSLIKALLEKHPATGEHDNAMQVSVSHTTRAARPGEVDGMHYHFVDRAEFESLIEQGAFFEHAEVFGNYYGTSKIIIEQTLRQGIDVFLDIDWQGARQVKAQIPDTATIFVAPPSKDELKRRLTERGQDSVEVIEQRMIKAVSEISHYHEFDFVVVNDNFAAALAELDAIVTTRRLRKEKQIIRHQQLFDNLLGS; from the coding sequence ATGCCTCAAACTCTTGGAAATTTATTTATTTTGGCGGCGCCGTCTGGCGCCGGTAAATCTAGCTTAATCAAAGCCCTATTAGAAAAACATCCTGCAACAGGTGAGCATGACAATGCGATGCAAGTGTCTGTGTCACATACAACCCGAGCAGCACGACCCGGTGAGGTTGATGGTATGCATTATCATTTTGTTGATCGCGCAGAATTTGAGTCGTTGATTGAACAAGGTGCTTTTTTTGAACATGCGGAAGTATTTGGTAATTATTACGGCACTTCTAAGATTATTATAGAGCAAACTCTTCGCCAAGGAATCGATGTATTCCTGGATATAGATTGGCAAGGTGCACGGCAAGTTAAAGCACAAATTCCCGATACCGCGACCATTTTTGTAGCGCCGCCTTCAAAAGACGAACTTAAAAGGCGTTTAACTGAGCGAGGTCAAGACTCAGTTGAGGTTATCGAGCAGCGAATGATCAAAGCAGTCTCTGAAATTTCTCATTACCATGAGTTTGATTTCGTGGTGGTAAATGATAATTTTGCTGCGGCTCTGGCAGAGCTAGATGCGATAGTGACCACTCGCCGTTTGCGCAAAGAAAAACAGATTATTCGCCACCAGCAGTTGTTTGATAATTTGTTGGGATCATAA
- the cyaY gene encoding iron donor protein CyaY, with product MNDSQYHQLTDDLLIDIEEMLDECEVDIDYESASSILTMIFLNGTKIIINKQPPLHQLWVATKFNGHHFNFQNEQWIDERTGVEFWSFLDAAVSKQAEQAITLKK from the coding sequence ATGAACGATAGCCAATATCATCAATTAACTGATGACTTGTTAATTGATATTGAAGAAATGCTCGACGAGTGTGAAGTCGATATAGATTATGAGTCAGCGAGTAGCATACTCACTATGATTTTCTTAAATGGCACTAAAATCATAATCAATAAACAACCACCATTACACCAGTTGTGGGTAGCCACTAAGTTTAACGGTCATCATTTTAATTTTCAGAACGAGCAATGGATAGACGAACGAACAGGTGTAGAGTTTTGGTCGTTTTTGGATGCAGCGGTTTCTAAACAAGCTGAACAAGCGATTACGCTCAAAAAATAG
- a CDS encoding alpha/beta hydrolase: MSEHALPYVEVNPKSKPRATVIWLHGLGDSGNGFAPIVPDLKLPDELGIRFVFPHAPMRPVTINNGMTMRAWYDITSLDFNNRADSQGVTESSALVADLIEKEIAQGIPAHKIVLAGFSQGGVIALNLGTRTAHTLAGVMSMSSYMSEPEKLNEEAHSANKNTPFFVAHGTHDDVVPIFMGNTAFKVLESNGYQATWHEYAMQHNVCMQQLNDISSWLQEKLS; encoded by the coding sequence ATGAGCGAACACGCTTTACCTTATGTTGAAGTCAATCCAAAAAGTAAGCCAAGAGCCACAGTTATATGGTTGCATGGCTTAGGGGATTCTGGTAATGGTTTTGCCCCCATTGTGCCTGACCTAAAATTACCTGATGAACTAGGTATTCGGTTTGTTTTTCCGCACGCACCGATGCGCCCTGTGACTATCAATAATGGCATGACAATGCGTGCTTGGTACGACATTACTAGCTTAGATTTTAATAACCGAGCAGATAGCCAAGGTGTGACAGAGTCATCTGCCTTAGTGGCTGATTTAATTGAAAAAGAAATTGCCCAAGGTATTCCTGCTCATAAGATTGTCTTGGCAGGGTTTTCTCAAGGTGGTGTGATTGCCTTAAATCTAGGCACTCGCACTGCACACACTCTGGCTGGTGTCATGTCTATGTCCAGCTATATGAGTGAGCCAGAAAAACTCAATGAAGAAGCGCACTCTGCAAACAAAAACACCCCGTTCTTTGTAGCTCATGGCACCCATGATGATGTCGTGCCTATCTTTATGGGTAACACCGCTTTTAAAGTGTTGGAAAGTAATGGTTACCAAGCCACTTGGCATGAATATGCGATGCAGCATAACGTGTGTATGCAACAGCTCAATGATATTTCAAGCTGGTTACAAGAGAAATTAAGTTAA
- a CDS encoding SLC13 family permease produces MSNSLADITDQHRARYQDIGLVMGPGIFVLMMLMGGSQTIMDSAAWQVAAIGLWMAIWWATEAVPVPVTALLPIVIFPFMGITTLAEATVSYANPIIYLFLGAFILALAVERWDLHKRIALTILSYTGTDGSRLIGGFMLVAALLSMWMTNTSTTMMLMPIALSVARVIADNNTHLSQDQTKSFQVAMLLGLAYAATIGGLATLVGTPPNALLAAFLNDNYDIKITFVSWMLVGVPVMIVMLPLAWLSLTRWTFKINIPANPEVNRHLAELKSDLGKMTSAEKCVATIFALVVIFWMVRRPLSTLLDIDFLSDTGIVMTAALLLFLLPSGDKKQPQIMIWDDVSRLPWGVLILFGGGLSLAAAVSSSGLAAWLGSSLTHLGAFGIFTLVIAATGLVIFLTELTSNVATAATFLPVVAAVALELGVSPLLLCVPITLAASCAFMLPVATPPNAIVFASGLINIPQMVRAGAILNLIGMLLLSVVSIWLAPLVFL; encoded by the coding sequence ATGAGTAATAGCTTAGCGGATATTACAGACCAACATCGTGCGCGATACCAAGATATAGGTTTGGTTATGGGACCAGGCATTTTTGTGTTGATGATGTTAATGGGTGGGTCACAAACCATAATGGACTCTGCAGCGTGGCAAGTGGCAGCTATTGGATTATGGATGGCCATTTGGTGGGCAACCGAAGCAGTGCCCGTTCCTGTAACTGCATTATTACCTATCGTGATCTTTCCTTTCATGGGTATTACCACGTTAGCAGAAGCAACTGTTTCTTATGCTAACCCTATAATTTACTTATTCCTCGGTGCATTTATTTTAGCCCTAGCAGTAGAAAGATGGGATTTGCACAAACGGATTGCCTTGACTATTTTATCTTATACCGGCACTGATGGTAGTCGCCTGATTGGCGGCTTCATGTTAGTTGCTGCTTTATTGTCTATGTGGATGACGAATACATCCACTACTATGATGTTAATGCCTATTGCATTATCTGTCGCAAGAGTCATTGCAGACAACAACACACATTTGAGCCAGGATCAAACTAAGTCATTTCAAGTGGCGATGCTACTTGGATTAGCGTATGCCGCGACAATAGGGGGATTAGCCACATTGGTTGGCACCCCACCGAACGCTCTCTTAGCAGCGTTTTTGAATGATAATTATGATATTAAAATCACCTTTGTCAGTTGGATGTTAGTGGGCGTGCCTGTGATGATAGTGATGTTACCGCTGGCTTGGTTATCGCTTACACGCTGGACGTTCAAGATAAATATCCCTGCTAATCCTGAAGTAAATAGACATTTAGCCGAATTGAAAAGCGATCTTGGAAAAATGACTTCGGCTGAAAAATGTGTTGCAACAATTTTTGCACTGGTTGTAATATTTTGGATGGTTAGAAGACCATTATCCACGTTGTTGGATATCGATTTTTTGAGTGATACTGGCATTGTAATGACAGCAGCCTTGTTACTGTTTTTATTGCCTAGTGGCGATAAAAAACAACCTCAAATTATGATTTGGGATGATGTTAGTCGACTGCCTTGGGGAGTGCTGATTTTATTTGGTGGGGGATTAAGTTTAGCTGCTGCTGTTTCATCCTCGGGTCTGGCAGCTTGGTTAGGCAGTAGCCTGACCCATCTAGGTGCATTTGGTATATTTACCTTAGTGATTGCTGCCACCGGTTTAGTGATTTTTTTAACTGAATTAACTAGTAATGTTGCCACTGCGGCTACCTTTTTACCTGTAGTCGCCGCCGTTGCTCTTGAATTAGGTGTATCACCACTACTCTTGTGTGTCCCTATTACGCTAGCTGCAAGTTGTGCTTTTATGTTGCCTGTTGCCACCCCCCCGAATGCGATTGTGTTTGCATCCGGACTTATCAATATCCCACAAATGGTAAGAGCTGGCGCAATATTGAATTTGATTGGTATGTTGTTACTTTCTGTCGTATCGATTTGGTTAGCACCTTTGGTATTTTTATGA
- a CDS encoding YHS domain-containing (seleno)protein: MNKFVKYLSVVVFTLFTLPAFALDDAVNTGIFNDTAIEGYDTVAYFTQGKPVKGDKKFQFLWRDANWRFATQKNLDLFKQNPEMYAAQYGGYCAWAMAAGKTAGIDPNVWYIEDAKLYLNYNKNVQKEWFEALQGDIISADKNYPEITDVNTYLSH, from the coding sequence ATGAACAAGTTTGTGAAATACCTTAGTGTTGTCGTTTTTACACTTTTTACCTTACCTGCTTTTGCCCTTGATGACGCAGTGAACACAGGCATATTTAACGATACCGCGATTGAAGGTTATGACACGGTTGCCTATTTTACCCAAGGTAAACCAGTCAAAGGCGACAAGAAATTTCAATTTTTATGGCGTGATGCCAATTGGAGATTCGCGACCCAAAAGAATCTAGACTTGTTTAAACAAAACCCTGAAATGTATGCCGCTCAATACGGTGGCTACTGCGCATGGGCAATGGCTGCTGGAAAGACTGCTGGAATAGACCCAAATGTATGGTACATAGAAGATGCAAAGTTGTATTTAAACTATAACAAGAATGTTCAAAAGGAATGGTTTGAGGCGCTTCAAGGAGACATTATTTCTGCTGATAAAAATTACCCTGAAATTACTGATGTAAATACGTATCTAAGTCACTAA
- a CDS encoding GNAT family N-acetyltransferase, which yields MGQGWGKYLLALAIAVAKAHNAKSIKLQADPFVEDFYLVKGAVKVGETESLSVSRRFLPLLKICL from the coding sequence ATGGGTCAGGGTTGGGGTAAATACTTGCTGGCTTTAGCGATAGCTGTCGCAAAAGCACACAACGCAAAAAGTATTAAATTACAAGCCGATCCCTTTGTCGAAGACTTTTATTTGGTAAAGGGTGCAGTCAAGGTTGGTGAAACAGAATCCCTCAGTGTTTCGAGGCGTTTTTTACCTTTACTCAAAATTTGTCTTTAG
- the hemC gene encoding hydroxymethylbilane synthase, whose translation MSKRIIRIATRKSALALWQAEFVKAALLNAHNNLQIELVPMSTQGDKILDTPLAKIGGKGLFIKELEVAMTEGRADIAVHSMKDVPIAFPDGFGLHAICERENPFDAFVSNHFNSLEVLPLNAVVGTSSLRRQCQIRKVRPDLVIKDLRGNVNTRLAKLDAGGYDAIILAAAGLIRLGMRERIQSEIQPEISLPAVGQGAVGIECRNDDAELIALLAPLNHFETSIRIKAERAMNTKLNGGCQVPIGSFAELDEKHITLRGLVGSVDGKVMLYAKHTDILENAEQLGEHVAELLLAQGAGEILSALYDD comes from the coding sequence ATGTCAAAACGCATTATCCGGATCGCCACGCGCAAAAGTGCCTTAGCGTTATGGCAAGCTGAGTTCGTTAAAGCGGCTTTACTTAACGCGCATAACAATTTACAAATAGAACTTGTGCCGATGAGTACTCAGGGCGACAAGATTTTAGATACCCCTTTAGCTAAAATTGGTGGTAAAGGTCTATTTATTAAAGAACTAGAAGTGGCGATGACTGAAGGTCGGGCTGATATTGCGGTGCATTCTATGAAAGACGTGCCTATCGCTTTCCCCGATGGATTTGGCCTGCATGCTATTTGTGAGCGCGAAAATCCTTTCGATGCTTTTGTGTCAAATCACTTCAATTCACTCGAAGTGTTACCACTCAATGCAGTGGTCGGTACATCTAGTTTGAGGCGTCAGTGCCAAATACGCAAAGTCAGACCTGACTTGGTGATTAAGGATTTACGCGGCAATGTGAACACCCGATTGGCTAAGTTAGATGCGGGTGGATATGACGCCATTATATTAGCCGCAGCAGGCTTGATCCGACTAGGTATGCGAGAGCGAATCCAGTCTGAGATTCAACCTGAAATATCACTTCCAGCTGTGGGGCAGGGTGCCGTAGGCATTGAATGTCGTAATGATGATGCAGAGCTGATTGCACTATTAGCTCCTTTGAATCACTTTGAAACATCTATTAGGATAAAAGCAGAACGAGCTATGAACACCAAATTAAATGGTGGTTGCCAAGTGCCTATTGGTAGCTTTGCTGAGTTAGATGAAAAACATATTACGTTACGGGGTTTGGTTGGTTCGGTGGATGGTAAGGTGATGTTGTATGCCAAGCACACTGATATTTTAGAAAATGCAGAACAGTTAGGCGAACATGTCGCAGAATTGCTTCTGGCCCAAGGGGCAGGGGAGATCCTCAGCGCTTTGTATGACGATTAG
- a CDS encoding uroporphyrinogen-III synthase encodes MCVDEKKWPQNVCFFAVGASTGLILQNAGLVVVVPLEPRTEGLLALPQLNHLENQSVIIMKGFGGRELLYDTLVTRGANVAEWEVYKRVKLDSPVFTEDWYPAQIRCIIATSGEVIQAAFEYFEASWLTTLNWIVVSQRTADIASKLGVTQIDISRDASDQALIQCAQHVVKRARHFSEH; translated from the coding sequence ATGTGTGTTGATGAAAAAAAATGGCCACAAAACGTTTGTTTTTTCGCTGTTGGGGCCAGTACAGGGCTTATCTTGCAGAACGCTGGACTGGTTGTGGTTGTTCCACTAGAACCTAGAACTGAAGGGCTACTCGCCCTACCCCAACTTAATCACCTAGAGAATCAAAGCGTGATTATTATGAAAGGTTTTGGCGGTAGAGAATTACTTTATGACACCCTAGTTACCCGAGGGGCTAACGTGGCAGAGTGGGAAGTGTATAAACGAGTTAAACTAGACTCTCCGGTTTTCACAGAAGACTGGTACCCAGCGCAAATTCGTTGCATTATTGCTACAAGTGGTGAGGTTATTCAAGCAGCCTTTGAGTATTTTGAAGCGAGCTGGCTTACGACATTAAACTGGATAGTGGTTAGTCAACGAACCGCAGACATAGCATCTAAACTGGGTGTAACCCAGATAGACATTAGCCGTGATGCAAGTGATCAGGCACTTATACAATGCGCACAGCACGTGGTTAAACGCGCAAGACATTTTTCGGAGCATTAA
- a CDS encoding uroporphyrinogen-III C-methyltransferase, which translates to MADSQDKLTPSDAAKLADSQDKLTPSDAAKLAALEKQLAKEKTTDPSTKKEQGAASVSKSEEKQPTKSVDTLAKKSGFTSSKSSAPPHKADTVSKGKTGILWFFTMINLLVLIAIIGAVYWAWLGWQAQIQQQTDALAVQQTSMQQQQSSMLQQQKNIAQSIASNQQVKNDLEQQNQALQTSVQSLVEQLQLTSAQVQINQRNLADVSGRRPADWLLAEADYLVRMAGRKIWLEHDVKTAIMMLQSADSRIQDLDDPSLLPLRAKLAEDLQALQQVNQVSTSSIALALGAMLKQVNNLPLAFFKRPEDDAVDETVTESIDDWRSNLARNWREATKNFFSFKKVTADIKPFMSVQQQWLSKEQLKFALLQAQVAALQENTTLYQQSLQTAFGILIESFDTEKDTVVQFTDSLSNLQRTDFESHYPKQFNVTPLLQDIIEQRLNNRFVNGNN; encoded by the coding sequence ATGGCAGACAGTCAGGACAAATTAACCCCGTCAGATGCAGCGAAACTGGCAGACAGTCAGGACAAATTAACCCCGTCAGATGCAGCGAAACTGGCAGCGTTGGAAAAACAATTAGCGAAAGAAAAAACGACTGATCCCTCAACAAAGAAAGAGCAGGGCGCTGCGTCAGTGAGTAAAAGTGAAGAAAAACAGCCAACCAAATCTGTCGATACGTTAGCGAAAAAAAGCGGTTTTACAAGCAGTAAAAGTAGTGCACCACCACATAAAGCAGATACTGTATCTAAAGGTAAAACTGGCATATTGTGGTTTTTCACCATGATTAATTTGTTAGTGCTGATAGCAATCATTGGCGCAGTTTACTGGGCGTGGCTGGGGTGGCAAGCACAAATCCAACAACAAACTGATGCCTTAGCTGTCCAGCAAACGAGTATGCAACAACAGCAAAGTAGTATGCTTCAGCAGCAAAAAAATATCGCTCAATCTATTGCCTCTAATCAACAGGTAAAAAATGATTTAGAACAACAAAATCAAGCTTTACAAACCAGTGTGCAAAGTCTGGTTGAACAACTCCAACTTACCAGCGCCCAAGTGCAAATCAATCAGCGTAATTTAGCGGATGTATCGGGACGTAGACCAGCGGACTGGTTATTAGCCGAAGCCGATTATTTAGTACGTATGGCAGGCCGCAAAATTTGGTTAGAACATGACGTAAAGACTGCCATCATGATGTTGCAATCTGCTGATAGTCGTATTCAAGATTTAGACGATCCTAGTTTGTTGCCATTACGCGCCAAGCTGGCCGAGGATTTACAGGCCCTACAGCAAGTTAATCAAGTTTCAACCAGCTCTATTGCATTAGCTTTAGGTGCCATGCTTAAACAAGTTAATAACTTACCTTTAGCATTCTTTAAAAGACCTGAAGATGATGCGGTTGATGAAACCGTAACAGAATCTATTGATGATTGGCGTTCAAATTTGGCGCGTAACTGGCGTGAGGCGACAAAAAACTTTTTTAGTTTTAAGAAGGTGACAGCTGACATCAAACCTTTTATGTCTGTGCAACAACAATGGTTATCCAAAGAGCAGCTCAAGTTTGCCTTATTGCAAGCGCAGGTAGCAGCATTACAAGAAAACACAACGCTTTATCAGCAGTCCTTACAAACCGCTTTTGGGATATTAATTGAGTCTTTCGACACTGAAAAAGATACGGTTGTTCAGTTTACAGATAGCCTAAGCAATTTACAAAGAACTGATTTTGAAAGCCATTATCCTAAACAGTTTAATGTTACTCCGTTACTGCAAGATATAATTGAACAGCGCTTAAATAACCGTTTTGTTAACGGAAATAATTAA
- a CDS encoding heme biosynthesis HemY N-terminal domain-containing protein — protein sequence MSHLIRIFLVLVMLLIGVAVAAMFFDDSGYVMVEFNGWVVEMNVWSLSLSLIAIFVGFMLINLLVKTSLAAASGSKSWLGNLGNRKKQKAFTAGLIALAETNYLIARENFNKIENDDFDGINLLAAAEAEKQLGQPEQAKSYWRLAATYEKSTLAANLCLIRDALQHHLPDEAMTLIRGLNQKQQAQPPVLKLWAQALGQAGKWQELKDNLKGWKKALGNDYELFMQQASKGHFAEIASKEGAGQLKENWQSLPRSTRKDPAQQAAYIQQLIDQGMNTDAELALVEYQSSAPHPLLIPLFKLIKLPNPAASIKKLEAWLKQDSLNVELLSALGHIAFNANDKQLAEKALAKAIKLGNRREDLVLMASIKESQDDQKQALQLYKQSMGTD from the coding sequence ATGAGTCATCTAATTAGAATTTTTTTGGTATTGGTTATGTTGTTGATTGGCGTAGCCGTTGCGGCTATGTTTTTTGACGATAGTGGTTATGTCATGGTCGAATTTAACGGCTGGGTGGTTGAGATGAATGTTTGGTCGCTTAGCTTATCGCTGATTGCTATTTTTGTCGGCTTCATGCTTATCAACTTATTAGTTAAAACTTCACTCGCTGCCGCTTCTGGCTCGAAAAGTTGGTTAGGTAACTTGGGTAACCGTAAGAAGCAAAAAGCCTTTACTGCTGGTTTGATAGCCTTGGCTGAAACTAACTATCTGATTGCCAGAGAAAACTTTAATAAAATTGAAAATGACGATTTCGATGGGATTAATTTGTTGGCCGCAGCAGAAGCTGAAAAACAATTAGGCCAACCTGAACAAGCCAAAAGTTATTGGCGCTTGGCTGCCACCTATGAAAAATCAACTTTAGCCGCTAATTTATGTTTAATTCGTGACGCTTTGCAACATCATTTGCCGGACGAGGCGATGACACTTATTCGAGGTTTAAATCAAAAACAGCAAGCTCAACCACCGGTATTAAAACTTTGGGCACAAGCACTAGGCCAAGCAGGTAAGTGGCAAGAATTAAAAGATAATTTAAAAGGCTGGAAAAAAGCGCTAGGCAACGATTATGAACTTTTTATGCAGCAGGCTTCAAAAGGACACTTTGCAGAAATCGCGAGCAAAGAGGGAGCTGGTCAGCTAAAAGAAAATTGGCAATCGTTACCTCGATCTACACGCAAAGACCCTGCACAACAAGCGGCTTATATACAACAGCTTATTGATCAAGGTATGAATACCGATGCGGAGCTTGCTTTGGTGGAATACCAAAGTTCAGCACCTCACCCACTATTGATACCTTTGTTCAAGTTAATTAAGTTACCCAATCCAGCTGCATCAATTAAAAAATTAGAGGCCTGGCTAAAACAAGACAGTTTAAATGTCGAACTATTATCCGCCCTAGGACATATTGCGTTTAACGCAAACGATAAACAATTAGCAGAAAAAGCTTTGGCTAAAGCTATTAAATTAGGCAACAGACGAGAAGATTTAGTGTTGATGGCAAGTATAAAAGAGTCACAAGACGATCAAAAACAAGCTCTACAACTCTACAAGCAGAGTATGGGCACGGACTGA
- a CDS encoding MBL fold metallo-hydrolase, with the protein MQLDKKTFVGSQLKQICICIFLLLVSCRLFGGQSQSPTPTETDAIFELVTLGDAGGIQDGNLSAFLFRVLSEPNYIALDAGTVINGINVSLANNAFKYLELNKDKKLSLTGNILHHHIKGYLISHAHLDHVAGLLIAAPDDSNKPIYALKSVNQTMQDSYFNWKAWPNFTNRGIQPHLNKYQVIDLVPQQGLSLKNTQLKVTAFSLSHSVESTAFVIEYQNNLFVYFGDTGPDEMEKQGNLAAIWQYLAKQMQTKTLRGLVIEVSFDNQQPDNQLFGHLTPKWLLSELTYFYSLVEQKQQFQSMGVIISHIKYSLESGLDPRDKIQQELQQKNTLGFNFMLAKQGQRIIL; encoded by the coding sequence TTGCAGTTAGATAAAAAGACTTTTGTTGGTTCTCAGCTTAAACAGATATGCATATGTATATTTTTATTGCTTGTATCGTGTCGGTTATTTGGAGGGCAATCTCAATCGCCGACACCAACTGAAACGGATGCCATATTTGAGCTAGTCACTTTAGGTGACGCTGGTGGTATACAAGATGGTAATCTAAGCGCTTTTTTATTCCGAGTTTTATCAGAACCTAACTATATTGCCTTAGATGCAGGAACTGTGATTAATGGCATCAACGTATCGCTGGCTAACAATGCTTTTAAATACTTAGAACTAAATAAAGATAAAAAGTTATCCCTGACAGGCAACATTCTGCATCACCACATCAAAGGGTATTTGATTAGTCATGCACACCTAGACCATGTTGCTGGCCTATTGATTGCTGCGCCAGATGACAGCAATAAACCTATTTATGCACTCAAGTCAGTTAACCAAACTATGCAGGATAGCTATTTCAATTGGAAAGCGTGGCCGAATTTTACAAATAGAGGTATACAGCCTCATTTAAACAAATACCAAGTAATAGACTTAGTTCCTCAGCAAGGTTTAAGTCTAAAAAACACCCAGCTAAAAGTTACAGCATTCAGCCTTAGCCACTCTGTTGAGTCAACTGCATTTGTAATTGAATACCAGAATAACTTGTTTGTGTACTTTGGAGACACCGGCCCAGACGAAATGGAGAAACAAGGAAATCTTGCAGCTATTTGGCAATACCTAGCTAAACAAATGCAAACGAAAACACTCAGAGGGCTAGTGATAGAAGTATCATTTGATAATCAACAACCCGACAATCAATTATTTGGTCATTTAACCCCAAAATGGTTACTGTCAGAACTGACCTATTTCTATTCGTTAGTAGAACAAAAACAGCAGTTTCAGTCTATGGGTGTCATCATCAGCCATATTAAATACAGTCTAGAAAGTGGTCTAGATCCTAGAGATAAAATTCAACAAGAGCTTCAACAAAAAAATACGCTAGGTTTCAACTTTATGCTTGCTAAACAAGGACAACGAATTATATTGTAG
- a CDS encoding DnaJ domain-containing protein, whose translation MDHFELLGVTRTSTTTEIKKAYRKLANQFHPDRNDAAEAKEKFQLIQKAYDIISDPQKRSLYIKSNYTIITDPREIADSFWHNALL comes from the coding sequence ATGGACCATTTTGAACTATTGGGGGTCACGAGAACTTCCACTACCACTGAAATTAAAAAAGCGTATCGAAAACTGGCTAATCAGTTCCATCCCGATAGAAATGATGCGGCAGAGGCAAAAGAAAAATTTCAATTAATCCAAAAAGCGTACGACATAATTTCCGACCCACAAAAGCGTTCTTTATACATTAAGAGCAATTACACTATTATCACTGACCCAAGAGAAATTGCCGATTCTTTTTGGCACAATGCCTTGTTGTAA
- a CDS encoding pseudouridine synthase, with protein sequence MAIAISPSKLSLPQHNPGVTTVLEFLIRKFPAITHDVWLQRIIDGKVHWHDGSLISAKTPYAAQQRVYYYREVTREPVVPFAEEIVFEDELILVAYKPHFLPVMPGGKYVEECLQNRLRKKTGNQQLQAVHRIDNSTAGLVLFSVNPQLRKHYHALFETHQVTKTYQAIASTNKRIPLDNQQWEVKNRLEKSEPRFLMHIVEGLANSHSRIRCLKRSADKALFELNPITGKTHQLRVHMQSLSWPLLNDNYYPELQPKKPDDYSKPLQLLAQSLQFIDPMTRQVRCFSSHTELNLN encoded by the coding sequence ATGGCGATAGCAATTTCTCCGTCTAAGCTCAGCTTACCTCAGCATAATCCTGGTGTAACGACTGTTCTAGAATTTCTTATTCGTAAGTTTCCGGCCATAACACATGATGTATGGCTTCAACGTATTATTGATGGCAAAGTGCATTGGCATGACGGGAGCTTAATTAGTGCGAAAACCCCTTATGCGGCCCAACAGCGGGTGTATTATTATCGTGAAGTGACACGTGAGCCTGTGGTGCCTTTTGCAGAGGAAATTGTGTTTGAAGACGAGTTGATTTTGGTGGCATATAAGCCGCATTTTTTACCGGTCATGCCAGGGGGGAAATATGTTGAAGAGTGCCTGCAAAATCGTTTGCGTAAAAAAACGGGTAATCAGCAATTACAAGCTGTGCACCGAATTGATAACAGCACTGCAGGCTTGGTATTGTTTTCGGTTAATCCCCAGTTACGTAAACATTATCATGCTCTGTTTGAAACACATCAAGTCACTAAAACCTATCAGGCCATTGCCAGCACCAATAAACGTATTCCATTAGACAACCAGCAATGGGAAGTTAAAAACCGATTAGAGAAGTCCGAACCGAGATTTTTGATGCATATCGTTGAAGGACTGGCTAATAGTCATTCACGCATCCGCTGTCTTAAACGTTCTGCCGACAAAGCATTATTTGAATTAAACCCGATAACAGGTAAAACCCATCAGCTACGCGTGCACATGCAAAGTCTCAGTTGGCCGCTATTAAACGATAATTATTATCCAGAGTTACAGCCAAAAAAACCAGATGACTACAGCAAACCCTTACAGCTACTAGCACAATCATTGCAATTTATTGACCCGATGACACGACAAGTAAGGTGCTTTTCTAGTCATACCGAGCTCAATTTAAATTAA